Proteins encoded by one window of Haematobia irritans isolate KBUSLIRL chromosome 2, ASM5000362v1, whole genome shotgun sequence:
- the LOC142226575 gene encoding thioester-containing protein 1 allele R1-like, protein MEADKSFNNILPIIKWIMGKRSYHGGFESSQATAVGLKALYEYAQKYGDATDEGPITIQYEAQTDEGIETTKGTILVSQEESLLTQSHVLPKTTRQISLTAEGKGLTLVQLSYSYSLTTPGMVPSFIVKHKAKKPLYPGHLFMNISVEFKPQNQEIKKSNMTIMEISLPSGYSTNYDILQCIRDSQEVRRVETKNEATLIVVYFQSLLNGEPVNFDVSAERTHEVCNRKLSPITIYDYYNTYQRSTIYYEVKQKDDKFRCKINCCYSCGN, encoded by the exons ATGGAGGCGGATAAATCCTTCAACAATATATTGCCAATAATAAAATGGATAATGGGAAAACGTAGTTATCATGGTGGTTTCGAATCTTCCCAAGCCACTGCAGTAGGACTCAAAGCTTTATACGAATATGCCCAAAAATATGGAGATGCAACAGATGAAGGTCCAATTACAATTCAATATGAAGCACAAACTGATGAAGGTATTGAAACAACAAAAGGTACCATTTTGGTAAGCCAGGAGGAATCTCTACTCACTCAGAGTCATGTG CTTCCCAAAACAACCAGACAAATATCTCTGACAGCCGAAGGGAAAGGCTTAACATTGGTACAATTATCCTACAGTTACAGCTTGACAACTCCAGGTATGGTACCTAGTTTTATTGTCAAACATAAGGCTAAGAAGCCTCTGTATCCTGGCCATCTATTCATGAACATTAGTGTCGAATTCAAACCACAAAATCAAGAAATTAAGAAATCCAATATGACTATAATGGAAATATCTCTACCTTCTGGATATAGTACCAATTATGATATTCTACAATGTATTCGTGATAGTCAGGAAGTGCGACgagttgaaacaaaaaatgaagcTACATTGATAGTCGTATATTTCCAAAGTCTTTTAAATGGTGAACCAGTTAACTTCGATGTGTCTGCTGAGAGAACCCATGAAGTTTGTAATCGAAAGTTGTCTCCTATTACAATATATGATTACTACAATACTTATCAACGTTCTACTATATACTATGAGGTTAAACAAAAGGATGATAAATTTCGATGTAAAATTAATTGTTGTTACAGTTGCGGTAATTAA